From the genome of Paenibacillus sp., one region includes:
- a CDS encoding polysaccharide deacetylase family protein, with amino-acid sequence MNGLWKQGFVIAAFFAFTFLSFNHDGTIAHYLAAFEPGASARVAEDGDGGGIEPARLAPEQRALYERIVKEAASLRREPIDARNDPVWKAIPALNGREVDVDRTFAAAIGTRGNDPIPFVYRDIPPKVALDDLGPLPIYKGNPRKPMVSLMINVAWKEENIPSMLETLKRENVKATFFFLGAWLKDHPDVAKAIAAEGHELANHAYWHKTPLSQLSDTAVRKEIENTQKLLEETLGVKATLFAPPSGDYDADTVRVAHELGLRTILWTLDTIDWKEPPPESIVRKVASRIEPGSLILMHPTNSAAAALGGIIREAKKRGYAIGTVSETISPAWPAEASVETPAGF; translated from the coding sequence ATGAACGGGCTGTGGAAGCAGGGCTTCGTCATCGCGGCGTTTTTCGCGTTCACGTTTTTGTCCTTCAACCATGACGGCACGATCGCGCATTATTTGGCCGCGTTCGAGCCGGGCGCGTCGGCGCGCGTCGCGGAGGACGGCGACGGCGGCGGCATCGAGCCGGCGCGGCTCGCGCCGGAGCAGCGCGCGCTGTACGAGCGCATCGTGAAGGAGGCGGCGTCGCTGCGCCGCGAGCCGATCGACGCGCGCAACGATCCGGTATGGAAAGCGATTCCCGCCCTCAACGGGCGCGAGGTGGACGTCGACCGCACGTTCGCCGCGGCGATCGGGACGCGCGGGAACGATCCGATTCCGTTCGTATACCGCGACATTCCGCCGAAGGTCGCGCTGGACGACCTCGGTCCGCTGCCGATTTATAAGGGCAACCCGCGCAAGCCGATGGTGTCGCTGATGATTAACGTCGCATGGAAAGAAGAGAACATTCCGTCGATGCTGGAAACGCTGAAACGCGAAAACGTGAAGGCGACGTTCTTCTTCCTCGGCGCTTGGCTGAAGGATCATCCGGACGTGGCCAAGGCGATCGCCGCCGAAGGTCACGAGCTGGCCAACCACGCGTATTGGCACAAGACGCCGCTCAGCCAGCTGTCGGACACGGCGGTGCGGAAGGAAATCGAGAATACGCAGAAGCTGCTCGAGGAGACACTCGGCGTGAAGGCGACGCTGTTCGCGCCGCCGTCGGGCGACTACGACGCGGACACCGTGCGCGTGGCGCACGAGCTCGGGCTGCGCACCATCCTATGGACGCTCGATACGATCGATTGGAAGGAGCCGCCGCCCGAATCGATCGTGCGCAAAGTGGCGTCGCGCATCGAACCGGGTTCGCTCATTCTGATGCACCCGACGAACAGCGCGGCCGCGGCGCTGGGCGGCATCATTCGCGAGGCGAAGAAGCGCGGGTACGCGATCGGCACCGTGTCCGAGACGATATCCCCGGCTTGGCCGGCTGAGGCTTCGGTTGAGACGCCGGCGGGTTTCTGA
- a CDS encoding pitrilysin family protein, with protein sequence MERRQLSNGIRVVLENMPTSRSVSFGIWVKTGSRNEAGPSNGISHFIEHMMFKGTERYSAKDIADVFDGIGGNVNAFTSKEYTCYYAKVLDEHVPIAVDVLADMFFRSTLAEEELTKEKNVIIEEISMYEDTPDDIVHDLIAKAAYGDHPLGLPILGTAANLAAMTASDLRRYIETHYGSDTIVISAAGNIGESTLELFEKHFGSGAQAPRPSAAEAVQPPAFAGGHHYLRKKTEQNHICIAMPGCSQDDPLLYAMILLNNAIGGGMSSRLFQEVREKRGLAYSIYSYHTSHIDSGLFTVYAGTTPKQTAEVLDLIYDVLADVREHGITPEELRKGKEQMKGSLIIGLESTSSRMTRNGKNELMLGRLYTLDELIERIDSVTMDDVMSLAGRLFGGMCATAMVGGTDKALVKWRDRYAAAIPH encoded by the coding sequence GTGGAAAGAAGGCAACTTAGCAACGGAATTCGCGTCGTGTTGGAAAATATGCCGACGAGCCGCTCGGTCTCCTTCGGGATTTGGGTGAAGACCGGCTCCCGCAACGAGGCGGGCCCGAGCAACGGCATCTCGCATTTTATCGAGCACATGATGTTCAAAGGAACGGAGCGCTACAGCGCGAAAGACATCGCCGACGTGTTCGACGGCATTGGCGGCAACGTCAACGCGTTCACGTCGAAAGAATATACGTGTTATTACGCGAAGGTGCTCGACGAGCATGTGCCGATCGCCGTCGACGTGCTGGCGGACATGTTTTTCCGCTCCACGCTCGCCGAAGAGGAGCTTACGAAAGAGAAGAACGTCATCATCGAAGAAATTTCGATGTACGAGGATACGCCCGATGATATCGTGCATGATTTGATCGCGAAGGCGGCGTACGGCGACCATCCGCTCGGCCTGCCGATTCTCGGCACGGCGGCGAATCTTGCGGCGATGACGGCAAGCGATTTGCGCCGGTACATCGAGACGCATTACGGCAGCGACACGATCGTCATCAGCGCCGCGGGCAACATCGGCGAATCGACACTCGAGCTGTTCGAGAAGCATTTCGGCTCCGGTGCGCAAGCCCCGCGGCCGAGCGCGGCGGAGGCGGTGCAGCCGCCGGCGTTCGCCGGAGGCCATCACTATCTCCGCAAGAAGACGGAGCAGAACCATATCTGCATCGCCATGCCGGGATGCTCGCAGGACGATCCGCTCCTGTACGCGATGATTTTGCTCAACAACGCGATCGGCGGAGGCATGAGCTCCCGTTTGTTCCAAGAAGTTCGCGAAAAGCGCGGCCTCGCGTACTCGATCTACTCGTACCATACGTCGCATATCGACAGCGGCCTGTTCACCGTGTACGCCGGCACGACGCCGAAGCAGACGGCCGAGGTGCTGGATCTGATCTACGACGTGCTGGCCGACGTGCGCGAACACGGCATTACGCCGGAGGAGCTGCGCAAGGGCAAGGAACAGATGAAGGGCAGCCTCATCATCGGGCTTGAGAGCACGAGCAGCCGGATGACCCGCAACGGGAAGAACGAGCTCATGCTCGGCAGGCTGTATACGCTGGATGAGTTGATCGAACGGATCGATTCCGTCACGATGGACGACGTCATGTCGCTCGCCGGCCGCCTATTCGGCGGCATGTGCGCCACGGCGATGGTCGGCGGCACGGACAAAGCGCTCGTCAAATGGAGGGATCGTTATGCAGCAGCCATACCGCATTGA
- the dut gene encoding dUTP diphosphatase — translation MQQPYRIEVKREPGNEDLPLPVKMSAGASGYDLHAAVGEPVTLAPGERKLIPTGLALAMPNGLEAQIRPRSGLAFKHGITTLNTPGTIDADYRGEIKVLLVNLGSEPFVVRRGERIAQMVFQTVPDTDLVEVRELDETARGAGGFGHTGV, via the coding sequence ATGCAGCAGCCATACCGCATTGAGGTCAAACGGGAGCCGGGCAACGAAGATTTGCCGCTCCCGGTCAAAATGTCGGCGGGGGCGAGCGGATACGATCTGCATGCCGCCGTCGGCGAGCCGGTGACGCTGGCTCCGGGCGAGCGGAAGCTCATTCCGACCGGCCTCGCGCTCGCGATGCCGAACGGGCTCGAGGCGCAAATCCGGCCGCGCAGCGGCCTCGCGTTCAAGCACGGCATCACGACGCTGAATACGCCGGGGACGATCGACGCGGACTATCGCGGCGAAATCAAAGTGCTGCTCGTCAACTTGGGCAGCGAGCCGTTCGTCGTGCGCCGCGGCGAGCGCATCGCGCAGATGGTGTTCCAAACCGTGCCGGACACGGATCTCGTCGAGGTGCGCGAGCTGGACGAAACGGCGCGCGGCGCGGGCGGGTTCGGACATACGGGAGTGTAA
- the dpsA gene encoding dipicolinate synthase subunit DpsA, protein MLTGTQVAFIGGDARTLEIIQRLTELDATVTLIGFDNLKQTFSGATHAELTEEAFADVDAVLLPVVGTDDEGKIDGVFTSKELRLTDACLARLPKHAKVYAGMAKPYLKSLCAKHDIALVELLERDDVAIYNSIPTAEGAVLLAIQHTDITIHGSTVVVVGFGRTGMTLARTFQGLGAKVLVGVRKDDHFARAFEMGFQPFHTAQLQQHVGAADILFNTVPSLIVTSKVIAAMQPRAIIIDLASKPGGTDFRFAERRGVKALLAPGLPGIVAPKTAGRIIASVVSQLIMEDSAKRGNGV, encoded by the coding sequence ATGCTTACCGGAACGCAGGTTGCTTTCATCGGCGGGGACGCCCGTACGCTCGAAATCATCCAGCGGCTGACGGAGCTGGACGCGACCGTAACGTTGATCGGCTTCGACAATTTAAAACAGACGTTCAGCGGGGCGACGCATGCGGAGCTGACGGAAGAGGCGTTCGCGGACGTGGACGCCGTGCTGCTGCCCGTCGTCGGCACCGACGACGAGGGAAAGATCGACGGCGTCTTCACCTCCAAAGAACTGCGATTGACGGACGCGTGTCTCGCTCGGCTGCCGAAACATGCCAAGGTATACGCCGGCATGGCGAAACCGTACTTAAAAAGTTTGTGCGCCAAACACGACATCGCCCTCGTCGAGCTGCTCGAACGCGACGACGTCGCGATCTATAATTCGATTCCGACCGCGGAGGGCGCCGTGCTGCTGGCCATACAGCATACGGACATTACGATCCACGGCTCGACGGTCGTCGTCGTCGGCTTCGGCCGCACCGGCATGACGCTCGCCCGCACGTTCCAAGGGCTTGGCGCGAAGGTGCTCGTGGGCGTGCGGAAAGACGATCATTTCGCGAGGGCGTTCGAAATGGGCTTCCAGCCGTTCCATACGGCGCAGCTTCAGCAGCATGTCGGGGCGGCCGACATTCTCTTCAACACAGTGCCGTCGTTAATCGTCACGTCCAAGGTCATCGCCGCGATGCAGCCGCGGGCGATCATCATCGATCTCGCTTCGAAGCCGGGCGGAACCGATTTCCGATTCGCCGAGCGGCGCGGGGTCAAAGCGCTGCTGGCGCCCGGGCTGCCGGGCATCGTGGCGCCGAAAACCGCGGGGCGCATCATCGCCTCGGTCGTCAGTCAATTGATTATGGAAGATTCCGCGAAACGGGGGAATGGAGTATGA
- a CDS encoding dipicolinate synthase subunit B — translation MNWKGITVGYALTGSHCTLEEVMPQIKRFVDAGARVIPIISHSVQMTDTRFGKAADWQKQLKELTGNDIISSIVDAEPLGPSKLLDVMVIAPCTGNTTSKLANAMTESPVLMAAKAQMRNQRPLVLAISTNDGLGLNGMNIAKLLITKNIYFVPFGQDAPEAKPNSLVARMDLVMETCEAALQGKQLQPMLIERFQYS, via the coding sequence ATGAATTGGAAAGGCATTACGGTCGGTTACGCATTGACGGGCTCCCACTGCACGCTGGAGGAGGTCATGCCGCAAATCAAACGATTCGTCGACGCCGGCGCGCGCGTGATCCCGATTATTTCCCATTCGGTGCAGATGACGGATACGCGGTTCGGCAAGGCTGCAGACTGGCAAAAGCAGTTGAAAGAACTGACAGGAAATGATATCATTTCTTCAATTGTGGACGCCGAGCCGCTGGGCCCTTCCAAGCTTTTGGACGTCATGGTCATTGCGCCTTGCACGGGAAATACGACGAGCAAGCTCGCGAACGCGATGACGGAAAGCCCGGTGCTGATGGCGGCGAAAGCGCAGATGCGCAATCAGCGCCCGCTCGTGCTGGCGATTTCGACGAACGACGGCCTCGGATTGAACGGAATGAACATCGCGAAGCTGCTCATTACGAAGAACATTTACTTCGTGCCGTTCGGCCAGGACGCGCCCGAAGCGAAGCCGAATTCGCTCGTCGCCCGCATGGACTTGGTGATGGAGACGTGCGAAGCGGCGCTGCAAGGCAAGCAGCTGCAGCCGATGCTCATCGAACGATTCCAGTATTCATAA